From the genome of Amycolatopsis camponoti:
CACGCGCTGCGCGCCGAGATCGGCGACCCGGCGTTCTTCGCGCTGCTGAAGGCGTGGGCGGTCGAGCACCGGCACGGCCTGGTGACGACGGCGGGGTTCGTGACGATGGCCGAGGCGTACGCGGGCCGGTCGCTGAGCACGTTCTTCACGCGCTGGCTGGAGACGCCCGCGCTGCCCCCGCTACCGGGGGCCTAGAACCCGCCGCGGGTGGCGTCGACCAGCCAGACCGCGCCCGGAATGCGAACCCCTTCGGGCGTCTCGAACGCTTCGAGCCCCGCCCGCAGCTCTTCCCGCGTCCGCGCCACGACGTCCGGGTCGAGTCCCGCCAGGTTGGTGCGGACCGGGCCCTGGCCGAGGATGAACCCGGCCGCGTCGGCGGCGTCACGGCCGTAGTCCATCGGCGCGGTGACCGGCTCGATCCGGATGCCGGTGAACCCGGCCGCGTCGAGCACTTCGCGGATGCGGGCCGGCTCGACCAATGAGCCCATGCCCCGCGACGCGGGTGATGGCGCGCGCATCAGAGGCTTGAGTGCCGCGGTGGCGCGGGCGTAGTCGCTGTCGGGGCCGCCGCCCTGCGGGCCGAGGAACGCCAGCCGCCCGCCGGGCCGCAGCCCGCGCCGGATGTTGGCGAACGCGGCCACCGCGTCCTCGAAGAACATCACCCCGCCCCGGCTGATCGCGACGTCGAAGCCGGCGTCCGGGAACGGGTGGACCTGGGCGTCTCCCTGCTCGAACCGGACATTGGCGATGCCTTGGGCGGCCGCGTCGGCGCCGGCGCGCTCCAGCATCGGGGCCGAGAGGTCGACGCCGACGACGGTTCCGCGGCCCGCCCGCCGGGCGGCCAGCAGCGTGACGTGGCCCGTGCCGCAGCCGACGTCGAGGACGTGGTCGTCCGGGGCGATCGCGGCGATGCGGAAGAGGTCGTCGTTGAAGGCGCCGACGATCGCGTTGTAGCGGGCGCGGTTCTGTGCCCAGTGGACGCCCTCCCAGCCGTTCCAGGCTTCGGCTTGCCGGGCGTTGGCGATGGCCTGCATGGGTTCCTCCATTACTAGAGTCCTACTCTAGATGTACACTCCAGTTATGGAAGAGCGCAAGAAACGCGTCCGTGACGCCCCGCGGACGCGCAGGCGCATGCTGGAAGCGGCGCGCGACCTGTTCCTGCGCAACGGCTACGGCGCGACGACCCTCAAGGAGATCGCCGACCGGGCGGACGTCGCCGTGCAGACGATCTACTTCACCTTCGGCAACAAGCGGGTGCTGCTCAAGGAACTGGTCGACGTGGCCATCGCGGGCGACCTCGAACCGGTCGCGACGATGGACCGGCCGTGGTTCCAGGACGCGCTCGCGGCCCCGACCGCCGAAGCGCACCTGCGACTGCACGTCCGCGGCACCCGCGGGATCCTGCAGCGCGTCGCCCCGATCGTCGAGATGCTGCGCGCGGCCACCGCGGCCGACCCGGCGCTCGCC
Proteins encoded in this window:
- a CDS encoding class I SAM-dependent methyltransferase — translated: MQAIANARQAEAWNGWEGVHWAQNRARYNAIVGAFNDDLFRIAAIAPDDHVLDVGCGTGHVTLLAARRAGRGTVVGVDLSAPMLERAGADAAAQGIANVRFEQGDAQVHPFPDAGFDVAISRGGVMFFEDAVAAFANIRRGLRPGGRLAFLGPQGGGPDSDYARATAALKPLMRAPSPASRGMGSLVEPARIREVLDAAGFTGIRIEPVTAPMDYGRDAADAAGFILGQGPVRTNLAGLDPDVVARTREELRAGLEAFETPEGVRIPGAVWLVDATRGGF
- a CDS encoding TetR/AcrR family transcriptional regulator, which produces MEERKKRVRDAPRTRRRMLEAARDLFLRNGYGATTLKEIADRADVAVQTIYFTFGNKRVLLKELVDVAIAGDLEPVATMDRPWFQDALAAPTAEAHLRLHVRGTRGILQRVAPIVEMLRAATAADPALAGQWDDDVDPRFAVHLEAARSLMAKPRARSGMTAEHAADLLFGVLSPELYQVFVRDRGWSPEQWETWAADTLAAQLCQAA